From Neisseria cinerea:
TGGAATATCATAAAGTTATTAAAATTCATATTGCTTCCGACGCATTTCCGCGCGGAAGCGATTGACAACGCTGCCATACTTGAATAGAATGCGCAGCTTCTTAGGCGCCCATCGTCTAGAGGCCTAGGACACTGCCCTTTCACGGCGGCAACCGGGGTTCGAATCCCCGTGGGCGTGCCAATTTAAAAACCTGCTTGTTTCAAGCAGGTTTTTTCATATCTTACCGCCATTCTTTTTCAAACCGTCATATTGCCTGAGAAGTATTTTCCGACCGTCCGGATTTTGATTAACAAACAGTTAGCCGGCATTTCCCGATACCTTAAGGGCTGTGATAAGATAAGCATTATCAAACACGGTCGGGGTGTCTATTTAAAGACTGAGAATATACCCGTCGAACCTGATTGGCAGGAAACCGGTGTTGCAGCGTCAGGCACCGTCCATCAGATGGTGCTTTATTTATTTTCAAGCGGCATTGCCCTTTTCCTCCAAACTGTTTCAATACTTTAATGGCACAGGAGAATAAGAATGGAAGAAACTTTTGTCCAAACCCTGACAATTGCCGGTTCGGACTCGGGCGGCGGCGCAGGGATACAGGCAGACCTGAAAACTTTTCAGATGCGCGGCGTATTCGGCACCAGCGTAATAACCGCCGTTACCGCGCAAAATACCTTGGGTGTATCGGCGGTTCATCTCGTCCCGACCGAAACCATCACTGCACAAATCCAAGCAATCAGGGAAGACTTCGACATCCGCGCCTACAAAATAGGAATGCTCGGCACAGCGGAAATCATCGAATGCGTTGCCGACAACCTGAAACACTGCAGCTTCGGCAGGCGCGTGCTTGATCCTGTAATGATTGCCAAAGGCGGAGCACCGCTGTTGCAGGATTCCGCCGTTGCGGCACTGACGCTGCTGCTGCTTCCCGGTACGGATGTATTGACCCCCAACCTGCCCGAAGCGGAAGCCCTGACCGGCGTGCATATCGAAAGCCGTAAAGATGCGGAACGTGCGGCAAAAATCCTGCTTGATTACGGTGTCAAAAACGTCGTTATCAAAGGCGGACATTTGAACGGCAGCAACAGCGGACACTGCACTGACTGGCTGTTTACACAAAATGAAACGCTGGAATTCGACAGCCTCCGCTTTCCGACCGCCCACACGCACGGCACAGGCTGCACGTTTTCCGCCTGCATTACCGCCGAATTGGCAAAAGGCTTAGACGTTTGCAAAGCCGTACAGACTGCCAAGGCCTACATCACGGCGGCAATCTCAAACCCTTTGGAAATCGGCGCAGGACACGGCCCGGTCAATCATTGGGCCTATCGGGACTAACCGTAAAAATGCCGTCTGAAACAAAATGTTCAGACGGCATTTTTGAGGATTATTCAGGCTTTTTCGCCAGCATGGTTACAAATTTAAACCGTATCGGATTGCCGTTTTCATCTTTGGCATGCATAGAACCCAATTCTTCTTTATATTCGACCAGCTCCCAATCCCGATAATAATCCTTCAGCTCGCCCTCTTTAAATTTAAAAGGGAACGGCATCGGACAGGGGAAATCCGCCGTATCCATTGCCGATACGATCAAATTGTATCCTCCCGCCGCCGTATGCGCCTGCATATCGGCAATCACGTCAGGCACGCGCTGCGGCATCAGGAACATCAGCACCACTGTTGCCACAATATAATCAAATTCGCCCTGTAAAGCAGCGGCATTCAAATCATATTCCAGCGTGCGGACGTTCAAACCCTCCGCCTCTGCCAGCTCCGCCACGTTTGCCAACGCGGCTGGATTGTGATCGACTGCAGTAACTTCAAATCCCTTCAAACCGAGAAACAGTGCATTGCGTCCCTGTCCGCAGCCCATATCGAGCGCCCTGCCCGCAGGTACGGTATCCTGAGCCGCCGCCACTGCAGAATGCGTGGCACTCATGCCGTATTTTTTGTGGAAATAATCTTCGGCCGCACAATACATCGACAAACGGATTTCAGCATCATCCGTTTTCGGTTTGACAGAAAACACCTGCTGCGGCGCAAACACACAATCGCCGCCGTCTGCCGACCAAACCTCTGCCGACCCGTCCGGTGCACGGACTTCGACATCGCCCTGCAACACATTCAGGCAGACCCACTCCCCTTCCTCAGACGAATAGCCCGACAACAAAACTTCCGGCAGGTTTTCCACTTTCCATACAGGCATCTGTCCGAAACAAAACAACTCGCCACTTTGACCCACTATCCACTCCTTCATATTCAAAAATAAAGTTGCACATTATATGCCTATTTTAATCCGCCGCAATCTTTCAGACGGTACGGTACACAAACCGCTTATAATCACGTCCGATACCACACAAAGGCACAATAATGGACAAAACCGTTTACCTTTACACCGACGGCTCATGCAAAGGCAATCCCGGCCCGGGCGGCTGGGGCGTATTAATGCGCTACGGCAGCCACGAAAAAGAACTTTTCGGCGGCGAAGCGCAAACCACCAATAACCGCATGGAGCTGACCGCCGTCATCGAAGGACTGAAGTCCCTCAAACGCCGCTGCACCGTCATCATCTGCACCGACTCGCAATACGTCAAAAACGGCATGGAAAACTGGATACACGGTTGGAAGCGCAACGGCTGGAAAACCGCCGCCAAACAGCCCGTCAAAAACGATGATTTGTGGAAAGAACTTGACACACTCGTCGGTCAGCATCAAGTCAGCTGGACTTGGGTTAAAGGACACGTCGGACATGCCGAAAACGAACGCGCCGACGATTTGGCAAACCGTGGCGCGGCGCAGTTTTCCTGAGTGCCGCACCGACAAGAAAATGCCGTCTGAAACCGCCAACGGGATTCAGACGGCATTTTTGCCATACACTCCTTATTCCGCAATTACCGGTGCATCCACCTGCTTGGGTGCAACCGTAAAATAATGCTGTTTGCAAGAATTCAACCACGATAAACATACATTAATTTGTAAAAACCAATCGGATATGAAATGGTACAATTGACGGCAATACGCATAGACAAGTTAAAACAACAGGACACCCTTTGCCGCCTTTTTGGATACTTTAAGGAATAAAGAAACATGAACACCAAGCCTTGTCCCATCTGCACGGCACAAGATGAAGATATTTTGCTGCAAACCGCCAACCTTCGCGTCATTGCCGTCCATAACGACAACGGTTCGCCGGCATTCTGCCGCGTCATTTGGCGTAAGCATATTGCCGAAATGACCGACCTTTCGGCAGCCGAACGTCATGAAATCATGGAAATGGTGTACAACGTCGAGGCCGCCATGCGCCAAGTGTTTCAACCGACCAAGATTAACCTCGCCAGCTTGGGCAATGTCGTTCCACACCTGCACTGGCATATTATCGCCCGATTTGAAAACGATGCGACTTTCCCTGCGCCGATTTGGGCAAACCCCGTCCGCGAGCATGCCATGCTTCTGCCTCAGGATTGGACGGAGCAGATTAAAAAGCTACTCTACCCCGTTTCAGACGGCATTCTCAAAGGATAAATGCCGTCTGAACCCCGACAATCATAAACAGGGCTGATACGCACAACTCTAACTTACAAAAACAACCGGAATCAGGGAGCAGCCAAACCACAAACAGCACCGCAGTTACGGCAAAGACAAAGAATCCTTGCAGCGGTTTGGAAATACCTTCCCAAACTATCAATGGGTATGGCGCTATCCGATACTTTAAGCCGGTACGATGGTTATCGTTTACAGCCGTTTGCCGACATTAAATATTCCCATACGAATGCCGCTCATCCTGTTTTCCGTTGCTTGGCTTCCGACATTTTATTTTTCTATAATATTCTTCTATTTTGAGCATCAGGAAAACGAGAACGCCGGCAACACTCCCTCACACAGCCGTCATACTGAAAAGACGGTATCCTATAAAAAGGCATACAGGCTGATGAGGTTGCTGTTCCGCTATTACTTTTTCTTTTTATCCTTTTAACCGATACTTGCATCATGATTAAACCTATTTCACGCCGCCGTTTTCTAAAAACCTGCACCACAGCTGCCGGAATGGGATTGCTCCAGGCTTGCAGCACTCCGACCAATTCACTTGCCCCAAACCCCGTATCTCTTCCTGTTGAGAAAGCACAAACCGTGTACCCCAAACCACCACGCCATTCTAATTCTGCCGACAATCTTCTGCGTATTGTCGCCTCCTCAGGCTTTGCCGAAGACATCAACCGTGTCAATACTGCATTGACCCGCCTTTACAATGCCGGTTTTACCGTAACCAACCAACAGGCGGGCAGCCGCCGCTTCCAACGGT
This genomic window contains:
- the thiD gene encoding bifunctional hydroxymethylpyrimidine kinase/phosphomethylpyrimidine kinase — translated: MEETFVQTLTIAGSDSGGGAGIQADLKTFQMRGVFGTSVITAVTAQNTLGVSAVHLVPTETITAQIQAIREDFDIRAYKIGMLGTAEIIECVADNLKHCSFGRRVLDPVMIAKGGAPLLQDSAVAALTLLLLPGTDVLTPNLPEAEALTGVHIESRKDAERAAKILLDYGVKNVVIKGGHLNGSNSGHCTDWLFTQNETLEFDSLRFPTAHTHGTGCTFSACITAELAKGLDVCKAVQTAKAYITAAISNPLEIGAGHGPVNHWAYRD
- the tehB gene encoding SAM-dependent methyltransferase TehB — its product is MKEWIVGQSGELFCFGQMPVWKVENLPEVLLSGYSSEEGEWVCLNVLQGDVEVRAPDGSAEVWSADGGDCVFAPQQVFSVKPKTDDAEIRLSMYCAAEDYFHKKYGMSATHSAVAAAQDTVPAGRALDMGCGQGRNALFLGLKGFEVTAVDHNPAALANVAELAEAEGLNVRTLEYDLNAAALQGEFDYIVATVVLMFLMPQRVPDVIADMQAHTAAGGYNLIVSAMDTADFPCPMPFPFKFKEGELKDYYRDWELVEYKEELGSMHAKDENGNPIRFKFVTMLAKKPE
- the rnhA gene encoding ribonuclease HI; amino-acid sequence: MDKTVYLYTDGSCKGNPGPGGWGVLMRYGSHEKELFGGEAQTTNNRMELTAVIEGLKSLKRRCTVIICTDSQYVKNGMENWIHGWKRNGWKTAAKQPVKNDDLWKELDTLVGQHQVSWTWVKGHVGHAENERADDLANRGAAQFS
- a CDS encoding HIT family protein, which gives rise to MNTKPCPICTAQDEDILLQTANLRVIAVHNDNGSPAFCRVIWRKHIAEMTDLSAAERHEIMEMVYNVEAAMRQVFQPTKINLASLGNVVPHLHWHIIARFENDATFPAPIWANPVREHAMLLPQDWTEQIKKLLYPVSDGILKG